The Chrysemys picta bellii isolate R12L10 chromosome 24, ASM1138683v2, whole genome shotgun sequence genomic interval GGCATGAGGTGGGTTAGGAACCAATCCCAGGGCTaaacccagccagcagcaggaacagatgTGGAGAGACTCCAAGCAGGAGGGGCTGTTGCCCTTCGTGCCCCACTCGCTCTAAGTCTTTGGAAGAGAAAGGCCCTCGATCCTTGGCAGGGGATCCCCTCACTTGGAATGCCAGGGGTTGTCCTGCTCCccaccaggctgggcagggagggggccctcTGCGTTCGCCAGAGGACAACTCCGTCGCCCCCACTACAGCTTATTTCTGCCCCCCTCAAGGGGCCAGCGCAATCAGATGCCAGGGCACCCACCACTGGGGGGCTCTTCACAGGCTGGAGAGCGGCCCCCTGCCGGCGCAGGCAGCCTCCAAACCATGAATGTgtcagtggggaagggagggtggaggCGAGATGTTGTCAAAGGCAAACAGGCCTGACGGTTCGTTCTCAGCTGGGAAGCACCGTGGTGCCCACGCTGCTCTGACAGCCTCTCTAGCTCGCCCCCGGGGAGGCAGCCGGGAAACCCGCTGAGGTGGATGCAGGAAACCCAAGGAGAGAGCGAGACTAGAAGGCACTTGGACGTTGCATATCCCAGCCCAGGGCATGTCGGGGAAGAAGCTGTTGCTAGCAGGGAGGTCTGTTCCCAGTGGATCTCAGCAGGAGCCGAGAGGTAGGGAGGCAGAACCGCCGCTGTCGCCCCCAGGAAAGGAGGCTGGATGAAATGAAAGGCCCTGGCTTTGGCAGCTGAATCCCAGCACTGATCTCTGCAGTCACCTCCCGCTTGCCACCTCTGGGgaactcccccacctccaccgccTGGCCCTGGCCCACAGGGTGGTTAGTTTGGAGGCTGCGCTGCGGGGGCTCTGCCCGCCCCGGCGCTCACAGGCTGCTGAGCCGTCGCTCCTGGTTCAGCTTCTGGAAGAAGGTCTTGCCGAACTCGTAGGTGCTGATCATGATGGCGCAGGCCGGGGCCACCTTGATGACGCGGGGCAGGAAGCctgcgggggggggcagagagagcagcGTTACCCGCTCCCGCTAGCTGGCACCCCTGGAAACGCGCTCGCTCCCCACCCCTCATCCTACAGCCGGCCCGGCTGCCCTTCTCGTTACCTGCGAAGAGCCCCCGGGTGCCAGACTCAGCTCGGATCCTTCGCAGCAGCAGCCAAGTGGACGAGGACTTGGAGGCAGCCACTGCGGGGCGAAGGCAAAGCGGAGGtctgaggggatgggggggctggtaACTCGCCACTCACCCTAGGGAAGGGTCTGCCCCCCATTCCAATGCTTCCCCCCAAGGCATGAGCAGCAGCTGGACACTGGGTGTCTGCTCCAGAGGGGCCACCGCTCCCTCCCGCCCCTGTGTGCGGAATCACAGCTCCCCCTCTGGGCAGCGACAGGAGCCAGCCTCCCGCGATGGGCCGTGAGGCTGCTCAGAGTCCCACGTGCCCGGGCTCCCGCCGGGCCCCCCATGAGCCCCTCACCTCGGAGCGTCTCCCTGTCCCCCAGCTCAATCTGTCGCTGGGTCTTCACCACGTCGAAGGGCAGCGTCAGCACGGCAGCCAcctggaggaaggggagaagcTGCCCATCACTCCCAAGCCACAGATGGGGACCCCAGTGCCTCCCCCTACAGCACTTCTCCCTCATGCCAAGAGACGCTGAATTCAGCCCCTACCATCCACCCCCCCCAAGCGCTCAGCCCTCCTCCGCCCATTGTCCTAGGCAGGTTAGAACCTCCACCCACAAGGGGCCGAGTTTCCTGGCCTCTGGTGTAACAACAACCCCCCCGGCTCCCACTGCATCCCCGCTAGGCTGGTCCCTGCGCAGACATTGCTCTGGGGCAGGTACTGCCTGTGTCTcgtgcaggggcagggaaaggatcTGAAAACCAGTAACGGTCTATCCGGACCCAAGCTGGCCAAGGCTGCTGGATCCAAGGTGCCAGCGTTTCAAGGAGGGGAACTGCTGACCCCCAAATAAACTGCACCCAAATAAGATGCCCTGAAGCCCTTCTGATTCCAGCAGGGCTGTTTCCCCTGGTTAGAATCCCAACGTTCTGGGGGTGGAGGTAGCCCAACAGGCTCCCTTCAAACCCAGGCAGAAACTCGGATCCCCCAGGACGGAACAGAAGCTCCCATACTCACCGTCCCCGAGACGGCCCCCGCTGTGAAGCTGACCATGAAAGTGGCTTCGTCAAGCCGGGACTGACGGCAGAGCCATTCCTTCACCAGCTCGTAGTTAAACCAGTAGAGAGCTGAGAGAGACAGACCAGCGCCCCGGGTTAGAAGCATCAGCAGCCATCTCCACTGCTGCTCCTGGGGCATGGCCCTTTGGCATtgagccccagccccggggaCTGACCTCAGTCTATCAGCCCCGGAGCGGATACGGCAAAAGGCAAAcatccccctgcccagcccagccctgactgGGAGCGAGCACAGGGGAGAGATGGGAGGTCCTTGGCCGTTCGGCTGACACCGGGAATTGGCAGGCCTATTAGTACCCATCCGCTTTTCCTGGCATGAAGGAACTGGAACTGGGCTGAGCCCCACCAAATTGGTATCCCAGCTCAGGTGGGGACTGGGTCTGAAAATCCTTCGCTCTGGAGTCACCATTGTCAGGTAAAAACCTCTGCCCTGGACAAGAGATACACAGAAGGGATAGGGACTGGAGTGTGGCCCGTCAGCGCCTCCTGTAGGCAGCCCCAAGCTATTAGCATGACACCGAGTGGTCTCTGCAGATGGCAAGAAGGGAATTCTTGTCCTGGGTCAACCCTTTCCCTACGTctccagccccaggtgggggagaCCAGCCCCAGTGCGGCCCGCAGCCCCCTCACCAGTCCCCAGCACCCCTTTTCTGTGTGGTATACCTGAGAAGGGAACGTCCCGCAGCACGGtgggcccccagcccctccagagGGACAGCCAGCCGTCCTGGGCCACCGAGGACTGGATGCAGACACGCAGCTCGCGGTAGCTCAGCGGCCGGGACTGCATCTTAGTCCGGATGAGTTCCAAGGGGCTGATCACCGTCACCGCGCCCACTGAGGGAGGGAGTCAGAACATCAGCTACCGACAAGCCAGCAGCAAGAGTGATACCAAGGCACGACGACGGGGGCAAGGCCAGGCAGTCTCAACCCCACGTGCAAACAGGGCAGTCACCTGCAATTCCTAGAACAGGCAGAGCACGTGgtgcaggaggccaggggggccGGCCCTGGCACCGGCCCATCGGGTTTGGCaaggagctggctgctgggatcgcttcttgtttacagcaCGGTACACCTGGGACAGCAGTTTACGGCTCATCCCAGCATGAGGATCTCACTGTGATTCACTGCAGCGGGGGGGCTGTTCAGCCTTCCCGCTGCAGGGAGATGGGGAAAtgagagcccagggaggggcagggttgtGCGTGAGGTCACCCAGCGAGTCCgcgacagagcagggaattgatctAACCACGGACACGCAGGGCCCAGGGATTCCTAgagtcccaggccagaagggacccttgcGATCATCTCATCAGACCctctgcacaatgcaggccacgaTCCCTAGAGCagggcttttagaaaaacacccgcTCTTGATTTACAAACAGCCAGGGACAGAGAATCCAGCATCACCACCCCGGGCCAACTGTGCCGACGGTTAATGACCCTTGCTGCTAAAAACCAAGGCAGGCCGTTGTTCATTCGGAATGATTCTTTACCCCCAGGCCAGAGGAGCAGGGCGGGGAGAGACTGCAAGGTACATGGACCCTGAACGCAGAGTACTCACGCCTGGCGAGGGCACCAGCCACCAGGGGGACGTGGGCCCCTTGGCTGCCCATCCGGCAGCGCAGATAATCCCGCAGCTGGTCGTAGCTGGTGAAATAGATCACCGTGGCAGGCACCGCCATCACCCTGCCAAGGAGAGGGGCCCGTTAGCATCACCCGCCAACTCGTGTCACGCTCCATGCTGAGCAGGGGGGGCAGATTGTTCCAGGCATAATccataatccccccccccccatcccagctgggcCTTGACACAGCCCCTCCCATTCTCCGGCTAAGCAGTGGGACCCATCTCCCAGAGAgcaatggggggtgaggggggttcCGTTTGCCTGAAAAGGCTTCACGCACACAAAACGCCGCATGTACACAGCTCGGCCTGAAAGGTCAGAGGGCGAAGGGGCTGTCTGTAGGGagtgtcacagggtgactggcccctttaagagggagcaggggaggggaggccagTGCACCTGGGACTAATTAcctgctgcccagctgggcttAAGGGAAAACACCTGGATCTTATAAAGGGGAGACAGAAGCAGAGGAAGGTTGATCTCCAGACGGCTCTCAGCCCAGCAAAGATCAGAGCACAGCTACAGGGAGCAGGAAGACCCCTGGCCACTCAGAATCACTagcaaggagagcagcagagggggTTTCCCTGCTGACCTCTCTGAGCCAGGGAAGGCTAAAAACGGGCTGAGCTCTGGCTAGGAAGGGCTGGAACAGGTGATGAGCTCCAGGACGGGCTGAGGACACCAGAGCTGGGTATGAACTTTTGTATTATGGTGATGGGCTTTGTTGGAGAATCGTTTTGCACTGTTTCTGTTGTCAAACCAGCCCCAGACAACGGTGGCGTTCGTTGTGACGCAGCCCTTGTGGGGGTGATTAAGGAGCctcagaggaaactgaggcaggccttTGCAGAGCCATGCTTGGCCAGTGGGCGGTGATAGAGGGCAGGGACACCTTCATGCAGAGAGGGAGTGGAAAAGGCGGGaagggggtctggggagggggaggcagacaGTTTGCAGTCCGGGGATAACCAAGGATTCTGGGTCAGTGCAGGACAGTCACTgacacctcctccccccgcagTCAGAGACCTCAGGGCAAAGGCCAGTAGCGCCAGCGCCCAGGTTGTGTGGGCCCTGCAGGAAGACTGGGAGTGCACGGCCGGCTAGCACCGCAGGCAGGGGGGCCCAGGTGTTTGCATTCGGCCTCCCTTCGAGCAGGCGTGCGGCGGGGAAGGGCTGTAACGCTCGGTGCTCAGACTCACAAGGTGGGTGGCAGGCCGCTCCACAGAGACCGAATGCCCTCGTAACGTGTGATCTTCACGAAGGCATCCTGAAAGGAAGAGGAGACCACAAGGGGGTTAGAGAGTGTTGGGGGAGGAGGCTTCCTCCATGCTAGGGGCAGCCCTCTGACCTGAAAGGGAGACTAGATacccactccagagcccagccaggggctgCGTCTTTCCCTCCCACGCAGAGCTCTGCTGCTTCTCCAGCCTAGCCCTCATCACAGGGTGACTGGCTCcttaaggggggggaggggagtacagCTGACTGGTAGCCTGCTCCCCAACTGGGCTTAAGGGAAGGCACCTGGGCCTTATAAAGGGGAAGGCATCAGCAGGGGATGGAAGGCACCCCAGGGCAGGTACGGGTGCTGCTAGAGGAAGCCatgagaggggctgcagagagcAGGAGACCCTGGGTAACCAGGGGTGGGCCAGGAGAGCAGGGGGTACAAAGCTGAGCTCTGGCTAGGAAGGTCAGAGACTGGAGAAGCGCTCCAGGACTGGCTGGGGACGTCCGAGCCGAGTATGAACTGGTGTCATGGTGATGGACTTTGTTTTGGGCCTTTGAGGACTGTTTTGAACGGTCTGTGGTTAAACCAGGCGTGACATTAGCCACGAAAAAGCCAGTGCGGCATTTATGAAGGAGCCCTGAGATAACGGGAAACTGAGTCAGGCCTCTGCAGAGCCATGCTTGGCCAGCAGGGGCACTACAGGACAGGCACGCCCTCTTACACGCCCCTCTTGCAAATTAACCCTTTCCCCTCCACAGAGCTAGAGCCACCTAGGAGTGGGTTGAGTGAAGCTGCTCCGAACGCTGGTGCACCCGGTCCGCTCTCCTCCCCTGCATCACCAATCACCCTGCCAGGCGGCCCGGCAGGGCCCAGACCGCGGTGCCCGAACTGCCGCACGCAGCCTGGCCATCGAGCCACAGGCCTGACCCTGCACTGGCTCTAGCTCCCCTCTAAGGCAGCCAGGTCCTGGCAGGAAAAGAGCCTCACCAGGGTGCCGGTGAAACGGGTGGGGGACTTGTACCAGGCGGTGCAGCTGCTCCCGTTCTGGCAGACGTACAAGTGGTCCATGAGCCCGTTGCAGTACACGAAGCATTTccctgtgggagggggcaggggagacacAGTGGGGTTAAACtcgcgcccagcccagcctgcttcgggctcttcccttccccacccccaaaccccctccttgctcctggctctgccctttCCTTCTGCAAGGACCctcagcaggggggcggggctgtacCCCTCAGGGCCCtgccagctcctctctgccccattccctgctgcccccagaaCTCTGCTCCTCTTTCAATCTCCGTGAGCCCCATGGGGCGCTGCCCctgctctcccaaagggcagccAGCAAGGAGTGGGAGGGCTGCTGGGAAGCCAGGGAGAGAGGAGCTGGCAGCCATGGGGACGGAGAGTTTGTGGGGAGCTGGACAGGTCAGTGGGGGCATAGACAGCTGGAGCAGCCAGGCCAAAGCTCATCTCAGACAGAGCGCCCTGGGGTGGCCAGGCCTCAGGCCTCCCGCAAACCATTGTTACCACAGGCCTGGGACACAGGCATGTTtagtgggggggcaggcagggacttGCCCCAATCCTGTCATGCAGAATAAAGGCACCAGAGCAGAAGTGCGGCGAGGCAAAAAGGGCGAGTCCTGGGAAACTGTCCGACTCCATCACGCTCCCCTCATCCCCGCGATGCGCTCACCCTAAAGCCGTCCTGTCAGCCTGCACTAACAGCCCGTGCTGGCAGGAGGCCACCTGCCTCCACGAGTCAGTGTCAGCCCTGTCACCCTGAGGGTTTGCCTGGCTCCCTTCCCCATGATCTCATTCAAATCCCTTTCCCTGCCTCGGGGCCGCTGGAGAGCCAGACACACAGATTAAAGCAGCCCTCTGCCAAACCCCAGGGACAATGGCCCAGCAGAGATGGGAGCCTAGCGGGGAGAGAGGCAGCAGTGGGCACGGGAGCCTGGTGTGGGAAGCTGCCAGATGGGCAgaggaaaggcagggtggggacaAAGTCGCCAACCTCGCTAGAGCCATCCCCACCACCAAATCAGCATCAGCCACCCCTACGGGCCAGTCTGGTTTCCACGTCCAGGGCAGAACTGCGGGCGGCAGGTTAGGCTCAGCAGGGATCCAAACGCGCAGCAGGGCAGCCAGAGGGGAGGACAGAGAAGAGACGGACGGAATGAGGACAGAGAGGCCCATGTGTGCTCCTGCAGGGGAACTGGCTAGTGTTGAACCCCCAAGTGGCCTGGGTCAGCCATCTTCCAGCACATGTTTCTGACAGAGCACTAGTAACcttgcaaaggggggggggagaggggtactGCCCCTGCATTCCA includes:
- the SLC25A39 gene encoding mitochondrial glutathione transporter SLC25A39 isoform X1 → MMSENTSVSPAGGITPLQQMLASGTGALFTSLFVTPLDVVKIRLQAQRTPFSKVLSVECVPWSVHQSKWKCFVYCNGLMDHLYVCQNGSSCTAWYKSPTRFTGTLDAFVKITRYEGIRSLWSGLPPTLVMAVPATVIYFTSYDQLRDYLRCRMGSQGAHVPLVAGALARLGAVTVISPLELIRTKMQSRPLSYRELRVCIQSSVAQDGWLSLWRGWGPTVLRDVPFSALYWFNYELVKEWLCRQSRLDEATFMVSFTAGAVSGTVAAVLTLPFDVVKTQRQIELGDRETLRVAASKSSSTWLLLRRIRAESGTRGLFAGFLPRVIKVAPACAIMISTYEFGKTFFQKLNQERRLSSL
- the SLC25A39 gene encoding mitochondrial glutathione transporter SLC25A39 isoform X2, yielding MMSENTSVSPAGGITPLQQMLASGTGALFTSLFVTPLDVVKIRLQAQRTPFSKGKCFVYCNGLMDHLYVCQNGSSCTAWYKSPTRFTGTLDAFVKITRYEGIRSLWSGLPPTLVMAVPATVIYFTSYDQLRDYLRCRMGSQGAHVPLVAGALARLGAVTVISPLELIRTKMQSRPLSYRELRVCIQSSVAQDGWLSLWRGWGPTVLRDVPFSALYWFNYELVKEWLCRQSRLDEATFMVSFTAGAVSGTVAAVLTLPFDVVKTQRQIELGDRETLRVAASKSSSTWLLLRRIRAESGTRGLFAGFLPRVIKVAPACAIMISTYEFGKTFFQKLNQERRLSSL
- the SLC25A39 gene encoding mitochondrial glutathione transporter SLC25A39 isoform X4 codes for the protein MMSENTSVSPAGGITPLQQMLASGTGALFTSLFVTPLDVVKIRLQAQRTPFSKGKCFVYCNGLMDHLYVCQNGSSCTAWYKSPTRFTGTLDAFVKITRYEGIRSLWSGLPPTLVMAVPATVIYFTSYDQLRDYLRCRMGSQGAHVPLVAGALARLGAVTVISPLELIRTKMQSRPLSYRELRVCIQSSVAQDGWLSLWRGWGPTVLRDVPFSALYWFNYELVKEWLCRQSRLDEATFMVSFTAGAVSGTVAAVLTLPFDVVKTQRQIELGDRETLRGFLPRVIKVAPACAIMISTYEFGKTFFQKLNQERRLSSL
- the SLC25A39 gene encoding mitochondrial glutathione transporter SLC25A39 isoform X3; this encodes MMSENTSVSPAGGITPLQQMLASGTGALFTSLFVTPLDVVKIRLQAQRTPFSKVLSVECVPWSVHQSKWKCFVYCNGLMDHLYVCQNGSSCTAWYKSPTRFTGTLDAFVKITRYEGIRSLWSGLPPTLVMAVPATVIYFTSYDQLRDYLRCRMGSQGAHVPLVAGALARLGAVTVISPLELIRTKMQSRPLSYRELRVCIQSSVAQDGWLSLWRGWGPTVLRDVPFSALYWFNYELVKEWLCRQSRLDEATFMVSFTAGAVSGTVAAVLTLPFDVVKTQRQIELGDRETLRGFLPRVIKVAPACAIMISTYEFGKTFFQKLNQERRLSSL